The nucleotide sequence GTGCGCGCGCTCGCGCTGCTTTTAGGCGCCGAATTCCGGCGCATCCAGTTCACGCCCGATCTCATGCCTGCTGACGTCGTCGGTACGACCGTATTCAATCCGCAGAGCGGGGAATTCACGACGCGGCGTGGTCCGATCTTCACCAACCTATTGCTCGCAGACGAGATCAATCGAACGCCGCCGAAGACGCAGTCGGCTCTGCTCGAGGCCATGGAAGAACGGCAAGTCACGATCGACGGCGTCACGGAACCCCTGCCGCCGCTCTTCATGGTCTGCGCGACGCAAAATCCGGTCGAATACGAGGGCACGTACCCGTTGCCCGAAGCGCAGCTCGACCGGTTCATGGTCAAGTCCACCACCGAGTATCCGAGCAGAGACGAAGAACTCGAACTGCTTTCGCGCGCCGCCGCCGGATTCGACGCGCGCTTCCTCGAGCGGGCCGGTCTTGCGCCGTCGGTGCAGCCCGCGGAAATCCTAGAGTCTCGGGAAGCCGTTCGGAGCGTCCACGCGTCGCCGGG is from Candidatus Eremiobacteraceae bacterium and encodes:
- a CDS encoding MoxR family ATPase; the protein is MPASVSDVAERLRNGLHKVVVGQDRSIFALLVALLAGGHVLIEGVPGTAKTLLVRALALLLGAEFRRIQFTPDLMPADVVGTTVFNPQSGEFTTRRGPIFTNLLLADEINRTPPKTQSALLEAMEERQVTIDGVTEPLPPLFMVCATQNPVEYEGTYPLPEAQLDRFMVKSTTEYPSRDEELELLSRAAAGFDARFLERAGLAPSVQPAEILESREAVRSVHASPGLRAYVYDIIGATRTAADVSLGASPRAGLHLLLAAQAAAAIDGRTFATPDDVKEAAVVVLAHRLLVRPEAEVEGIRADDVVTRVLQAVTVPKDVALEPITPVS